TTCAAGTCACTAAAATTATTCTTCTGGAGAACAGCTTTTCCAACTTCCATCATTCTCTTCACTATTAAAAAACACataaaattcatttttaaaatttattattcaGAATATTAACTTCATTAGACTAATCTACACTGAGATCACAGACATGGGTTTTTCGAAATATAAACACTGTAACTACTCCTAGTCAAACAAAAGACAATCAAGAGAGTGCGTGCAATGATTTACTTGAGAATTGCCACTGATACCAACTTCCACACCTGCAATGCTTTTCAGTGTTATATTATTCTAAGAACTTTGGCCAAAGCCATGCTATCACCAGAcccttattaaaaaaacaacaactacTGATTGGTCAGGATGATGACTTTACACTAAATCCAGTGTTGTATCTCTACACAGCTACAGAACTTTGACCCCCAGGTCCTGTGAAGGCTGGAGTAAGTTTCAGAGACGAtacataaattaaaattaaaataaagttgTCAGTCTTACTTATTACCGGGTGGGTTTCATTGCTCTATCACTGAAAAATGCAGCAACCCTAATACAAAAACTTAAGGCAAAAGTCAAAGGAATTGTGAATTGTCTTGAAGCCAAGCACATACAgaagttttttttctggagaaaacCACCCTATGTTTAGAGAGAGAAATAGAGTGATGCAAGATTTGCAAACTGCAATTATAACTCTTTTCTTGCATAATATAAATGTAGATATCCCTAAGGTGGAATCTCTTCATGGCTGCAGTTTCTCCTATTACTCAACACACTTAGCTAGCCATATCTTGTAAAACAAATTCCAGGACAACGTCTttttaaggggggaaaaaagctaaaTAAACCTAGCAACAATAAATCATGGCTTCAACATtatggaattttattttttcaaagattTTTAAAGTTTCCTGGAACACCATTTCCCTTTTTCATCTGtcactcccttttttcctgacaAAGAAGGCAGCACTTATCTGAAGGTATACACTTTAAAAAACTTTTCTGTAAGCTTTTAGAATTGCATATGCATATCTAAGAAAATGCAATGAAGCAGCacataaatgctttaaaaataaagctgcaCTTCCAACAAAGTGCAGAGGCATCTATACTCCATGCAAACAGACGAGATTTCATGCACTAGGGCAATGTTTTTCCAGAACTGCACAAAAAAATGCGCCATTCTAGAACAGCAGACAGAAGTTCCCATAAAAGGTAAGTCCCTATCtacactcactcactcactcactcactcactcactcactcactcactcactcactcactcactcactcactcactccagCTATTTTACAAATGGTTTCCAGAGTTGTAGTTTACTTGACAACACCCTATTTCAGActgtgaaaaatgtttttcctttagGTTAAGCACACACTTGCAGCCTTACCTAGAGGTATGTGCTCTGTCTTCAGTGTTTTGCAATTTCCCATGTGCTTCACGGGCACCACCAGGTAGTGGTGGGGGGCACCAGGTTTTATATCTCTAAAGCAAACAAGGTCTTCATCCTAAAAAAGGATGCAAACATATTAAAATGGACTAGGACGAGGACACTGGCAAAGAGTAGGTCAATGTCCGTATTCTCCGTATCGATGCGATACCTAATACCACAGCTGACGCAACTAGCAACAAAAGCTGAGGGTTTTGGAGGCAGCCCCCAGGCACGGTGCCCCGTCCGCTGCTGACCTTCCGCAGTCAGGATTCCTCGGCGCCAGCTCTGAGGCTTCCGGCTGCTGTGCCAGAATTTACGGAAGGCACGGTGTTTTCCGTCCGAACGATGTTTCCTCGCTATGTCCCCGCAGGAGCTGAGGGCCCTCGGagccgccgcgcccccgcccaGCCTTAGCCCTGAGCCCTGGGCCAGCCCGTGAGGGAGCAGGGACGCAGGGCGGGCGCCCCTCACCCACCTCGCAGGGGAGCAGCGCCGTGCCCGGCTCCTCTCGGCGGGCGATCCTGCAGAACACGCACTTCCTGTCGTAGCCATCGCGGCCACCATTCCCGGCTTCGCTCCCCtcagcggcggcagcagcacctgcGGCTTCAGGCCCGGCCGTGGCCATggccccggccccagccccagccccggtcccggtcccggcgCCCCGCCCGCCGAGGGTGGAGCGCCCGGCCCCGGGAGGCGCCTCTGGCTCCGCCCGCCGGGCACACGCGGAGCTGGCCCGGGCCTCGCCGAGAAGTTTTCAccgaaaataaaaattaaaaaagaaaaaaaaaagtaataaaaccaAGTGAATGCCTCCCGAGTTCATTAAAAGTTGAATTGCCgcggaaaaaaaacaaaccaaaccaaaccaaaccaaaccaaaccaaaccaaaccaaacgcGCAGTAAAGAGGGCAGATAGACAGTAAGTGCTTATGATGCTGGATCTTTCTCGTTTTTCACCAGAAAGCTGTGTCCAGCAATTCATTGATCAATACAAACCAAGAAAAGCCTTTGAGAAATTTAGACATTTTGCCCCTATATTTCAAGTTACTTGGATTTTTGTATGTATGTATGCACAAATAATCTTAAATACCATTTCAGCACTGTTGCAGTTTGTTCAGGGTCACTAAAACAATTCCGGAGATTTTTCTGAgtttacattttttcttctaCACTCCCAGCAGTGAGGGCTGAAGTCTGATGTTAGTTCTAACTGCATAAACTGACAGCCCTGAAATTGTTTCATGACAGCTATACTAATTCACAGTCAAAGTAAGATatttcataaaatcacagaatggtttgtgttggaagggactttaaagaccatctagttccaacccccctgccatgggcttggacaccttccactagaccacgtTGCTCAaggctccatccagcctggccttgaacacttccagggatggggcattcacaatttctctgggcaacttgttccagtgcctcaccaccctcatccTATCAAACTGCTTCTGAAGCTAACAGAGGGTATTGGTAACTGGTAGTTAGCCTTCAATTTCTAAAAATGCTTTCTTAATAGTTTGTATTTAAAATCGTTTGCACCGTTCATTAGACTAGAGCTGCACAATCACTGACCCTGCAACTTAAGTGTATTCTGTGCTCAAAAGGCACAGAGTGTTTGTCCCACAGATGACAGGCTAGAGTGTTTAAAAAGGTATTGAGATGAAAAATTTAGACCGAAAATTTCAaaaatgcttgttttttttaaagcaagctGTGCCTGTACAAACAGGACATGGTTGGCTTTTCTACTTGAAGCAGCTCACTTGCCAG
This Aphelocoma coerulescens isolate FSJ_1873_10779 chromosome 3, UR_Acoe_1.0, whole genome shotgun sequence DNA region includes the following protein-coding sequences:
- the HINT3 gene encoding adenosine 5'-monophosphoramidase HINT3; translation: MATAGPEAAGAAAAAEGSEAGNGGRDGYDRKCVFCRIARREEPGTALLPCEDEDLVCFRDIKPGAPHHYLVVPVKHMGNCKTLKTEHIPLVKRMMEVGKAVLQKNNFSDLNDVRMGFHWPPFCSIPHLHLHVLAPASQLGFFSRLYYRINSYWFITAEQLIERLQTENAAS